GACCTTACTTACTATAACACCGCCAGCTAcagttaaataatttaaaatgttctgaaaaataagaagtccgTAATATTCAACTGATtctatgttgaaattttcaacagAGTTCAATTCATAAAATGCGAAAACCGTAGTATCAGCGTTGGAAATATAAATATGAAATAGAACACCTTTTCTGAGCtatacaacatattttattcaCACTCGTAGAACATAAATTTGatgtttgaaatcaattttatatttttttggaaatttgactAAACAGAAATCTTCAGAAATATAACGCATGTAAAATGTTCTTAAAATATAGTTGATTTTTCATTGCAAATTGAAATTAGTTTTGTGCACATATTATTCTGCTTTTCACTGTCGAACGTGAAAGGACCGAAATGTTTTGCGGATATACTTAGTTTTATATACTTACAGTTACCCTCATCTACTGCATGGATAAAACGAAGCAAACAGTCGCGAGAGAAAACGCGTATTGCATAAtaatgaaatcatcattttgTCCAACTGCACTACCGGCTCTCGCCTGCATCTGTCGTAACGATTACTCCCCTTTTATGTATCGCTAGGCAGTTAGTGAGAAAATCAATTTCCACACACATGCTTGCAAAAAAGAATCTCTTTCCATATTCGCGAATGTCCAGTGGCTACGAATAGGAATACAAATAATGCATTCATAGAAGATCGTGTTCGCCACACTCGGCTGCGCACACCCGCACTGATGAGCGCTCTCGAACTGTTCGTTTCAGGGTCATTCAAGGCAGCGCTCGGCACGCTCGAGCGGTGGCGTCAGTCCGCCGCGGATCGAATCGTACTGGATTACTCGCGCGGGTACGCCGCCCTGCAGGCCACCATGAAGGACACCTACGACAATACCCGTGGCGTTCAGAACCCGTCACTGGTGCTGTTTGCATCCATATTTGCGGCAACCGTCACGTGGTTCACGTACTACGTGGTTTATCTGGACAGCAGCATACCCGGAGTCAATCCACCGACCCCCTTTTCGGCCAGCAAGAAGAAGTAAGTATAGCGATTACAGTATCTTATCAGAGATAATGTTGAATAATCACTATTTCCATTCTCAGGAGATTCTCCGATAAAGAGCGTCGATTTCATCTGGGATACGTCACGGCGCTGCTCAGTGGGCTCACCGTATTTATGATTCTCGTTCTGGTCGATTAACTTCCTAACCAGTCTAGTCTTCGTCAGCTTGAACGAATCAGATACCGCTGATTGTCGTGAGGACAGCCTTATTCGTAACATTCGTAACCATAGGCTTAGGAGAGAAAAGTGTCATTTTTTGTCTAGTAGATAATATTAACTTTGCTCATTATTTATTCAAACCGTATCAAAGTTTGGACGCAATTGCATTTCTGTATATGGTTGCGAAAGCGAAATTTAGCATTGGATGGAGCAAAGTTCTTAGTTCGAATTGTAAATAACTGCAAGCTTAAGAAACCATGAGACTaacattttgttaatttacgaTAAAAAACCAAGATGGGTAAACAATCCATTACCTAAGTGTCTTATTTAAGTTAACTTGACATCCTATGTTTTTGgtacaaatatattaagtaaAAGCTATATATAAAAAGTTTGTACGTTGTCCGAAAGTTttcatacaaatacaatacTGAACTTGGCTCCGCGTAAAGTGTCATACCTACATTACTAAGCCTCTCGAATATGTGATCTGGTTGAAGGATAATTTTTTAATTCGAAATAtattaaaatcacaaaaaaatattatttgtttcttggaTTTTATATTCATGACCGCTCTTCGTGGCTCTTCcattaattttttgttgttacATTCTGGTCTGCAAGATTTGGCACGCTATCGCGGTATCGTGAAGTTGGTTCCTACTAAACGACTAGGTATACTATGCAAAGTGTGATATGGGAACTTACGATGACCAGAGCCATAAAGACCACTCTTAATTAGGATGATAACACTGGACGACaacatcagaaaaaaaaagtttgtattcGCGAGgctcatgtgttgcatttgtagttcacgacctctaaaatcgactggttactggcgtttgttgtttgattgagaaaattcagagattatttggtcacaaagcAGGAAGGGGATCATTGCTTTAACGGCGTAAAGTCACTTGCACGTTAGCATGATTACATGTTTTTACTATATCTGAATGTTCCCATGAGGGGCTGGTTGGTTTTGGTTAATTTTTGATACCCCCTACTCCACGCACCGTGGACAATTGTTcttacaaattttcaaaaatgtgtaTGAACCGTGGACATTCGCCATAACCCCCTCCCCCTAAGCTGTCCACATGGCATATGGACAGCCCCTGGGTGTAATTTAAGCAAAAATGGTCCTCCCAGAGGAAACGTTAGGTAgggattttgaaaactgttcagcatcatatgaaccggtgccagcgaaagtggtacatgtcacattgagtaaattttacaggagaagaattttcccaaaaacttcgaaaataaaatcaaattaacaATTTTCTGCAACTCAACTGTACTAGCATGTTATAAGTAATGTGCCTAAAGGTAGTAGTGGGAAATATGTAAAATTTCTTGACAAATTTCTGGTTTAttggaacaaaatgcacatgcaccactattaatgggaacaaaatgaaacagaaatcggaaatcgttgccagtaaaagtggtacatgtacatttttaaaatcattttaaaCGGCAGTGAACCATCTTGAAATACAAAATAGTGTAAAAATATGCTTAGAAACACCCAAATTAcctaattttcttttaaataaccTGGTTTTAGTGGTTGGAACTACACATGTGCCACTTTTCCTGGCAACCaaatggccattgtgatatataccagaaagaTTTTGCTAGATCAGTTGGATTACGAATGCTGTCATTTAAAATGCAGAAAATttcgatttaccaaattcaatatgagtaAAATTGACCGATTAAGAAGAACTTCAAAACGGAAATCAAATcagcatgtccatacaagtccctagagcccttgagtattatgtgcagtccaaattagtttgatacAGATGTTCTAAGCTCTCCAAACTTTTCTGAattcagatcaattggtctacaaggtcaactacgcctgatatccAATCA
The nucleotide sequence above comes from Armigeres subalbatus isolate Guangzhou_Male chromosome 3, GZ_Asu_2, whole genome shotgun sequence. Encoded proteins:
- the LOC134227428 gene encoding uncharacterized protein LOC134227428, which codes for MESATSVEPQSPVQPAATNGHGAMKEPLAAAEVIKSPEQQQRPRKLSFDDSDMEMTKLKLGAAVKRFPSSMLLAAVAVCALVGLLIRYLLPFDSGSFKAALGTLERWRQSAADRIVLDYSRGYAALQATMKDTYDNTRGVQNPSLVLFASIFAATVTWFTYYVVYLDSSIPGVNPPTPFSASKKKRFSDKERRFHLGYVTALLSGLTVFMILVLVD